Part of the Vigna unguiculata cultivar IT97K-499-35 chromosome 3, ASM411807v1, whole genome shotgun sequence genome, ttatttttatttgttattatattgttatcgttattaatattattattatataatattattgttactgttaatattattaacaaaaaatattaatattattaggattatcattattattgttaacgGTGATTTTTTGATCCCCAACTTGATCACAAATTCAACCTATGtcaaaaatcattaattttaagaCTTTGGATTAAATCATTGTTGAAGCAGAGAGAATTTCAAGAGATGAAGATGGTGATGGAGACTTAAACGTTCCCCCTAAATCATAAATCGCCCGTGAAGCATACAACTGTCTAAAAATAATGCCCCCACAACACCCAATGCAGCAGCTACACCCATTTTTGTCCCTCCAAAACCAACCACAGGTCGCTATTAGCACATGCCAAACCAGTCCCACCAAAATCAAATCATGCCAATTTTCTATCAAACACATTAAcccaattcaaaaaaaattacactcCTAAGCACAGAGCACGGATTCAGATTTACAAAATGCCATTTGTGGGTGCATTTGAGTTAGGTGGATGATGCAGTGAAATAATGCACTCCAAGCAGTAACAAAGAGAGGAAAATTGGTGCTTGGAGGTAGCTTGATGGAGATTGATCTGACATTTCAGATGAATCAACGGCAAGAGGCATTCCATCACTGTTTAGAGTGCATGATTGTGGATCAGACCCTTCGTTGCTCAACATCAGAGCTCGAAGAACCCCAGAAACTGTGTGAATGTAAGCTGTTCGATTCTTTGCCAGAAGCCATGTTATACCCATGAGTTCACAGTCTTTGTTATGGATCTTGGTGGTCCTGTCTTGTGGCTTGCTTGAATTTGAAGACTTCTTTCTAAGCTGCGTACAACCAAAGGCTTGTTAAGTTATATTTACAGtcttttattatattgatgTAACATCCACTCCTAGAACAAAGGTCAAAGCTGCACATCAATGCTAGCTATCTATTACAGAAATAGCTCATGGGAGAAGTATCTACCAACTAATTATTTAGCTTAGAAAGGTGTGGTTTTGAAACATGGTTTTGAAAGGTGGGACATTGTGTTATGATTCATTTGTTTTCTGGGAAGCAACAACCCTGAGCAATAATATTCAGATCATCTTAAATGAAGGCCAAGTTTTTTAGATAATGAATTTAAGATTCTGAAACAATGCATGAGATTTTTATACGGGGAAAAATAGGTAAGAGACATCATTTTTTGAGCAGACTGCTAAATCAAATCAGAAGCAGGAACGATAAATCCAAATATGGCTGCAGATATTATTATATCAGCTAATGCCAATATCTATGAATTAAGCAGAAAATGTGTCAGGCAATTTGTGAATGCTTCAGAAGAATCACTGGGAGAATCAGATCTCAGTTTTACTCATCGCAGTCAATTTACTAGGTAGCCGCATGTGAcgggaaaagaaaaataatgaactAAAAGTACAACCATGTCTCTACGCTTAAAACATCATTAATGAAGGGTCCGTGACAAGAACAAGAACACTAAATTCATTGCAATGTCTCTTGCATTTAAGAAATAACACTTTTCTCGTGAACAAGAACTTGTTTTACACGACATAACTGGTTTTAGTGCTAAGTGCTAGTAGCACAAATGTCTTGACACCAAGAATGTAAAAACTTCTAGTTTTTTAAGACAGTATAGGGACATCACATGTGCTTAATCCATTATAGGCACACATGATTACAAGACATTCGAATCATTTGACCAGAATTCATATCAGTAACTCTGAAATTACTGAAGTGCACACAGTACACTAATGATGTTTCTGCAAACTTTCGTGAGCTACACTGATCGAAAGGCGCGTAAAGCAGAGTGCCAATCAAACAACACTAACCAGTATCCGAAGTAAAGGAaggcaaaaaaagaaaaacactttcCCAATCATGGAGAATGAAGATGAAAGAAGAGTTAATTGATATGAAACCTTGATCAGCTTCATCATATTCAGAGATGTAAGATCTATCCATGGCACATCCGAAACAAACAATGCTAAAACAAGAACAgtgaacaaaacaaaatacgAAGGAAGTAGCTGAAAACTTACTGAATAGAGACTATGCAAGCACTTGGAGCATCCTCCTAGGCCTGGAAACTTATTCACATTGGTGCTGCTACTCAAGCAATCCCTTTCCAATCTTCTAACACTTCCATCCACCACAAGACTCCCACTTGGAGTGATCGAAAAAGACTCGGTGCAGGTCAAAGGGTGCAGCCTAATGCCGCAGTAGCAATACACAACATCACAAGTCTCATTAGGCTGAACAAGGTGGATTCCTCTAACTTTCAAGGCCTTCCCCAGGTCACTCACACATGTCTCTGAATCATCAGGCAACAAGGGCATGTCATAGGATGTGGCATGGCCTTGTGAGGCACGTTGGTGTTGCATTCCACCACCAAGGGCAGTGACTGAGTAAGCAGAATAGAGCCAAGCAGCAAGCACCGGACAGCATCTGCTACGGTGGAGATCCTTATCTGCAGCATTTTTGTTGGAGCCGCATGCACTCTTTATCCCTTCATAGTGTTCATCAGAGAGGTTAAGAGGGCACCCTTCAACATCAGCTTGTTCCGGGAATGCAGGGATTGTGCCTGTTGACGAAGAAGTTGAAGAAGGGTGTGGTATGATAGGCTGAAGTGATGCTGAAGCAGCAGCATCAGGATCAGGGAGAGCAAGGTAGCTAGGGAAGAGagcgaggaagaagaaaagggtCTTAAAAAATGGCGATTTTGGAGGAGGTAGTGTCAGTGTCATAGTGAGTTTAAGAGGGTCTAATCTAAGTTCTAACACACTGAACGGTGAAGAGAAAGGGGAAAGAAGGGTGTGGAATGAATGAATGTGGATGTGGTTGGTCTCTTGTTTCTCTTCTCTCACCATAAAGAAGAGAATATTGGGATGTTATGGACGTGGTGGACTCTGTTGGGTCAGAATTCACAAGCTAGGAAAGGTAAAGGGAATTAAAGGAAGCAAAAAGAATGGTGGGGTCAACCTAAGTTTGGCACTATGCTACCTCATTTAGATCTCACACCAACTTAGTCTGCAAATTTACCTCATTTACCTCTACAAACTTTCTCATAGCTTCATCATGACATCATTTGTGGGAAAAACGAGTTTGATTGAGATTTAGGTGTAGGTTGGTGTTTCATCGTTTTAGAATTTTCACTCtggtaattttctattttcttgtcaCTTTCCCAATCTATCAGTTTCGTTGCAAGCTTCTGTCTTCACACAAAGAtacatcataaaattataattaacagCAAACAAAACACTCATGTTTGTTGTTTTCAGATATCTTACTATGATTATATGAACATAAATATGCCGACACTGAGGCTAATACATGGCATTGTTGTGATACTAACACAGAACTTTTCCCATGGTTTAATTAGCAGTTGTTGTGATATTCTATTTCTTAATCATCTTTGTTTAAAGTCCCAAACCTAATTATGGAAAAGAATTATGTGGTGCCCTGACTAATCATCTACccaattttttgttagtatGTGAGAGCTGAAGCCAAATTTTGGAGTTTTACTCTGTCCATACTTGATAGCAGTGTTGTATTCTCCAAGCCTTGACAGCAACTTGTGTTTCCCTGTGACAAATTATTGGAGGGgcaaagttaaataattttgttttcggTGCTGGATTAGATGATGATGATTGATGAACTAATGAAGTATTTGTTTGGAAGTGTTTCAAAAGTGAAAAGAATCCTGAGAGATAAGGTCTTACATTATTTAGAACCAGATTTCAACATGTTTTTATCTTTTCGTTTCTACAAACTTGGCCAAACCTTATCCGTAAGGAACAAGGACAGCGCGTTGGACGCGTTTTACactaaattacaatttatatggAGCTAATTTTACAACTTAGAGTTAAACTTGAAATTTATTACTCACTTGATATCATATTTAATATCagagtaatttaaaatttatcctAACTTTATATCAAGAGGCAGTAAAACTTATCTTAATTTTGATTGAGATTgtgatttttctaatatatatgacattgatcttatatatataagatattagatttaaatatgtttttggttctttaagtttcagtgaattttgaaattagtttattttaaaattttaattctaaaattttgaataaatttagtctttcatcctTTGAACtacgtggatttagttcttttaatcaaattttgttagatttatttgatgtttcgtacgtatttgagttgtttatactatttgacacatttttgctttaatgttaagtcaaatactagtATGAAACGTACTTGacatgtcaaataaatttaacgcttaaccaaatttgattaaaatgactaaattcacgtaatTTGAAAGAtggaagactaaattggtctaaaatttttaaatgaactaatttcaaagtttattgaaagttaagggaccaaaaacatatttaacccttaaaatatttgaaatcaattttaatccaaaatc contains:
- the LOC114179502 gene encoding uncharacterized GPI-anchored protein At4g28100-like, whose translation is MVREEKQETNHIHIHSFHTLLSPFSSPFSVLELRLDPLKLTMTLTLPPPKSPFFKTLFFFLALFPSYLALPDPDAAASASLQPIIPHPSSTSSSTGTIPAFPEQADVEGCPLNLSDEHYEGIKSACGSNKNAADKDLHRSRCCPVLAAWLYSAYSVTALGGGMQHQRASQGHATSYDMPLLPDDSETCVSDLGKALKVRGIHLVQPNETCDVVYCYCGIRLHPLTCTESFSITPSGSLVVDGSVRRLERDCLSSSTNVNKFPGLGGCSKCLHSLYSLRKKSSNSSKPQDRTTKIHNKDCELMGITWLLAKNRTAYIHTVSGVLRALMLSNEGSDPQSCTLNSDGMPLAVDSSEMSDQSPSSYLQAPIFLSLLLLGVHYFTASST